One part of the Lotus japonicus ecotype B-129 chromosome 2, LjGifu_v1.2 genome encodes these proteins:
- the LOC130739530 gene encoding zinc finger protein BRUTUS-like isoform X1: MATTHSQAGGGGGGGGGAVATMPVAATPTSTAATGCSSLLLQSPILIFSLFHKAISSELRSLHRASLDFVSDPSHLISFSRRCHFLRTIYKHHCNAEDQVIFPALDKRVKNVARTYFLEHEGEGLLFDQLFKLLNSNLLDEESYRRELASCTGALRTSISQHLFKEAEQVFPLVIENFSSEEQASLIWQFLCSIPVKMMAEFLPWLASYISSDEHQDLLRCLGTVIPKEKLLHQVVFGWMKGQNIKCRSCTHNTEVQWQEAGTSKLPSYNDEKAYGNCGPSKTVKRKWVELSEDPTNYTIACPLDELLLWHKAIKHELNDLAETARKIRLSEECSGLSSFNGRLQFISEVCIFHSIAEDKVIFPAVNAEIYLLQDHANEELQFDNLRCLIETIRSAGANPSPEFFIRLSSHAEEIMNTILKHFENEETQVLPLARKLLSHQRQRELLYEGLCMMPLKLIECVLPWLVGSLNETEVRSFLQNMHMAAPASDHALVTLFSGWACNRHSMSSCFSSSVTGLCPARRLMEMEITSLSFCLCEHTFSHCKKSSYVQQDSTNGHVGPVKHGNPETRQDNDVSNLIITSETLNLPYNQSCCVPGLGLNPSHRGNGLLAQTKSLRALSDCPSAPFLNSSLFMWGTDIVSADNQFTTRPIDNIFKFHKAICIDLEYLDLESGKLNDCDEIFIQQFTGRFFLLWGLYRAHSNAEDDIVFPALESKENLHNVSHSYTLDHQQEDKLFLDISSGLTQLTQLHELLNQRDSSNHLTSCYSNCGGFSNTVQTYNELSTKIQGMCKSIRVTLDQHIIREELELWPLFDKHFSVEEQDKIVGRIIGTTGAEVLQSMLPWVTSALTQDEQNKMIDTWKQATKNTMFNEWLDEWWTGPDSPVNITTSRDHSLGTDAYEDSEHDFQAFRPGWKDIFRMNQNELESEIRKVSRDSTLDPRRKTYLIQNLMTSRWIASQQKLSQAAGGESSNREDLLETLPSFRDPEKKVFGCEHYKRNCKLRAACCGKLFTCRFCHDEVSDHSMDRKATTEMMCMCCLQIQPVGPVCTTPSCGSLLMAKYYCSVCKFFDDERTVYHCPFCNLCRLGKGLGVDFFHCMQCNCCLSMKLDDHLCREKGLETNCPICCDFLFTSSASVRALPCGHFMHSACFQAYACSHYICPICSKSMGDMAVYFGMLDALLASEELPEEFRNRRQDILCNDCHEKGTAPFHWLYHKCGFCGSYNTRKI; encoded by the exons ATGGCCACCACGCATTCGCaagctggtggtggtggtggtggtggtggtggtgctgtgGCCACTATGCCTGTAGCAGCCACTCCGACTTCAACCGCCGCTACCGGTTGCTCCTCCCTCCTCCTCCAATCGCCGATTCTGATATTCTCTCTGTTCCACAAGGCCATTAGCTCTGAACTCCGCTCACTCCACCGAGCTTCCCTCGACTTCGTTTCCGACCCTTCTCACCTCATTTCCTTCTCACGCCGCTGCCACTTTCTTCGCACCATCTACAAGCACCACTGCAATGCCGAGGACCAG GTCATATTTCCTGCCTTAGATAAACGTGTGAAGAATGTGGCGCGCACCTATTTTTTGGAACACGAGGGGGAGGGTCTACTTTTTGATCAGTTGTTCAAGCTGCTAAATTCTAACTTGCTAGATGAAGAGAGCTATCGAAGAGAATTAGCATCATGTACTGGAGCACTTAGAACATCAATTAGCCAGCACTTGTTTAAGGAAGCAGAACAG GTCTTCCCTTTGGTCATTGAAAATTTTTCATCTGAAGAGCAGGCATCATTGATATGGCAATTCCTTTGCAGCATACCAGTTAAAATGATGGCAGAATTTCTTCCCTGGCTTGCTTCATACATATCATCTGATGAGCATCAGGATCTGCTTAGGTGCTTGGGCACAGTTATTCCCAAAGAGAAGCTTCTTCATCAG GTTGTCTTTGGATGGATGAAAGGACAAAATATCAAATGTAGAAGTTGTACACATAATACCGAGGTTCAGTGGCAGGAGGCCGGAACAAGCAAATTACCCAGTTATAATGATGAAAAGGCGTATGGTAATTGTGGACCTTCTAAAACTGTTAAAAGGAAATGGGTGGAGCTAAGTGAAGATCCAACAAATTACACTATAGCATGCCCCTTAGATGAATTATTACTTTGGCATAAGGCTATAAAGCATGAGTTGAATGATTTAGCTGAGACAGCTAGGAAAATACGACTATCTGAAGAATGTTCTGGTTTGTCTTCTTTTAATGGGAGGCTGCAATTTATATCTGAAGTCTGCATCTTTCACAG CATTGCTGAGGACAAAGTTATATTCCCCGCTGTAAATGCAGAGATATATTTGCTCCAAGACCACGCAAACGAGGAACTCCAATTTGACAATCTTAGGTGCCTGATAGAAACTATCCGAAGTGCTGGAGCCAACCCATCTCCTGAATTCTTTATTAGGCTGAGCTCCCATGCTGAAGAAATAATGAATACTATACTGAAGCACTTTGAAAATGAGGAAACTCAG GTTCTTCCACTTGCACGAAAGCTACTTAGCCATCAAAGGCAACGAGAATTACTTTATGAAGGCTTGTGCATGATGCCCTTGAAGTTGATCGAATGTGTATTACCATGGCTAGTAGGATCACTGAATGAAACAGAAGTTAGGTCATTTCTTCAGAATATGCATATGGCAG CTCCAGCTTCTGATCATGCGCTGGTTACCCTTTTTTCTGGTTGGGCATGCAACAGACATTCCATGAGCAGTTGCTTCTCTTCAAGCGTGACAGGTTTATGTCCTGCCAGGAGATTGATGGAGATGGAAATAACTAGCTTATCATTTTGCTTGTGTGAGCATACATTCAGTCATTGTAAAAAGTCTTCATACGTTCAACAAGATAGTACAAATGGTCATGTTGGACCTGTCAAGCATGGAAATCCCGAAACAAGACAAGACAATGACGTTTCTAACCTGATAATAACTAGTGAAACTCTTAACTTGCCTTATAATCAGTCCTGCTGTGTCCCAGGATTAGGGTTGAATCCAAGTCACCGAGGAAATGGTTTGTTGGCCCAAACAAAGTCTCTGCGAGCTTTATCAGATTGTCCATCTGCGCCTTTCCTCAATTCCAGTCTTTTTATGTGGGGAACCGATATAGTCTCTGCCGATAATCAATTTACAACACGGCCTATTGATAACATATTTAAATTTCACAAGGCCATCTGTATAGACTTGGAGTATTTAGATCTTGAATCCGGAAAACTTAATGATTGTGATGAAATTTTCATTCAGCAATTCACAGGTAGATTTTTCTTGTTGTGGGGTTTGTATAGAGCTCATAGTAATGCAGAAGATGATATAGTATTTCCAGCATTAGAATCAAAAGAGAATCTTCACAATGTGAGCCATTCTTACACTTTGGACCACCAGCAGGAAGATAAGTTATTTTTAGATATTTCTTCTGGACTCACCCAACTTACCCAATTACATGAATTGCTAAATCAAAGGGATTCATCTAACCATCTAACTAGCTGTTACTCTAATTGTGGTGGTTTCTCTAACACTGTACAAACTTACAATGAGCTCTCTACAAAGATTCAGGGCATGTGCAAATCTATCAGAGTGACACTAGATCAACATATTATCAGGGAAGAACTTGAATTATGGCCATTGTTTGATAAACACTTTTCTGTGGAAGAACAGGATAAAATTGTTGGTCGTATAATTGGTACTACAGGGGCAGAGGTTCTCCAATCAATGCTGCCGTGGGTTACTTCTGCTCTCACACAAGATGAGCAAAACAAAATGATAGACACATGGAAGCAGGCTACCAAAAACACCATGTTCAATGAGTGGCTTGATGAATGGTGGACAGGACCTGATTCACCTGTGAATATCACTACATCCAGAGACCATTCACTAG GTACCGATGCCTATGAAGACTCAGAGCATGACTTTCAAGCCTTCAGGCCTGGATGGAAAGACATATTCAGGATGAACCAGAATGAACTTGAATCAGAAATAAGAAAGGTTTCTAGAGATTCAACTCTTGATCCAAGAAGAAAAACATATCTTATTCAGAATCTAATGACCAG TCGTTGGATAGCTTCTCAGCAGAAGTTGTCTCAAGCAGCTGGCGGTGAATCTTCAAACAGAGAAGATTTATTGGAAACATTACCTTCATTTCGTGATCCAGAGAAAAAAGTCTTTGGTTGTGAGCATTACAAAAGAAATTGCAAACTCCGCGCTGCTTGCTGTGGGAAACTATTCACGTGTAGGTTCTGCCATGATGAAGTTAGTGACCATTCAATGGATAG GAAGGCTACAACCGAGATGATGTGCATGTGCTGTCTTCAAATACAGCCTGTTGGACCAGTTTGTACAACACCTTCCTGTGGTAGTCTCTTAATGGCAAAGTACTATTGTagtgtttgcaaattttttgaTGATGAAAG GACGGTTTATCATTGCCCTTTCTGCAATCTATGTCGTCTGGGAAAGGGACTCGGTGTTGACTTCTTTCATTGCATGCAATGTAATTGTTGTTTGTCAATGAAATTGGATGATCACCTATGCCGGGAAAAGGGCTTAGAAACAAACTGTCCCATCTGCtgtgattttttgttcacaTCCAGTGCATCTGTCAGAGCTCTCCCTTGTGGACATTTCATGCATTCTGCTTGCTTTCAG GCATACGCATGCAGCCACTACATCTGTCCAATCTGTAGCAAATCTATGGGGGATATGGCG GTTTACTTTGGCATGCTTGATGCTCTATTGGCTTCTGAGGAGCTCCCAGAAGAATTTCGGAATCGACGTCAG GATATACTTTGTAATGACTGCCATGAGAAGGGTACTGCTCCATTCCATTGGCTATACCACAAGTGTGGGTTTTGCGGATCTTACAACACAAGGAAAATTTGA
- the LOC130739530 gene encoding zinc finger protein BRUTUS-like isoform X2 has translation MMAEFLPWLASYISSDEHQDLLRCLGTVIPKEKLLHQVVFGWMKGQNIKCRSCTHNTEVQWQEAGTSKLPSYNDEKAYGNCGPSKTVKRKWVELSEDPTNYTIACPLDELLLWHKAIKHELNDLAETARKIRLSEECSGLSSFNGRLQFISEVCIFHSIAEDKVIFPAVNAEIYLLQDHANEELQFDNLRCLIETIRSAGANPSPEFFIRLSSHAEEIMNTILKHFENEETQVLPLARKLLSHQRQRELLYEGLCMMPLKLIECVLPWLVGSLNETEVRSFLQNMHMAAPASDHALVTLFSGWACNRHSMSSCFSSSVTGLCPARRLMEMEITSLSFCLCEHTFSHCKKSSYVQQDSTNGHVGPVKHGNPETRQDNDVSNLIITSETLNLPYNQSCCVPGLGLNPSHRGNGLLAQTKSLRALSDCPSAPFLNSSLFMWGTDIVSADNQFTTRPIDNIFKFHKAICIDLEYLDLESGKLNDCDEIFIQQFTGRFFLLWGLYRAHSNAEDDIVFPALESKENLHNVSHSYTLDHQQEDKLFLDISSGLTQLTQLHELLNQRDSSNHLTSCYSNCGGFSNTVQTYNELSTKIQGMCKSIRVTLDQHIIREELELWPLFDKHFSVEEQDKIVGRIIGTTGAEVLQSMLPWVTSALTQDEQNKMIDTWKQATKNTMFNEWLDEWWTGPDSPVNITTSRDHSLGTDAYEDSEHDFQAFRPGWKDIFRMNQNELESEIRKVSRDSTLDPRRKTYLIQNLMTSRWIASQQKLSQAAGGESSNREDLLETLPSFRDPEKKVFGCEHYKRNCKLRAACCGKLFTCRFCHDEVSDHSMDRKATTEMMCMCCLQIQPVGPVCTTPSCGSLLMAKYYCSVCKFFDDERTVYHCPFCNLCRLGKGLGVDFFHCMQCNCCLSMKLDDHLCREKGLETNCPICCDFLFTSSASVRALPCGHFMHSACFQAYACSHYICPICSKSMGDMAVYFGMLDALLASEELPEEFRNRRQDILCNDCHEKGTAPFHWLYHKCGFCGSYNTRKI, from the exons ATGATGGCAGAATTTCTTCCCTGGCTTGCTTCATACATATCATCTGATGAGCATCAGGATCTGCTTAGGTGCTTGGGCACAGTTATTCCCAAAGAGAAGCTTCTTCATCAG GTTGTCTTTGGATGGATGAAAGGACAAAATATCAAATGTAGAAGTTGTACACATAATACCGAGGTTCAGTGGCAGGAGGCCGGAACAAGCAAATTACCCAGTTATAATGATGAAAAGGCGTATGGTAATTGTGGACCTTCTAAAACTGTTAAAAGGAAATGGGTGGAGCTAAGTGAAGATCCAACAAATTACACTATAGCATGCCCCTTAGATGAATTATTACTTTGGCATAAGGCTATAAAGCATGAGTTGAATGATTTAGCTGAGACAGCTAGGAAAATACGACTATCTGAAGAATGTTCTGGTTTGTCTTCTTTTAATGGGAGGCTGCAATTTATATCTGAAGTCTGCATCTTTCACAG CATTGCTGAGGACAAAGTTATATTCCCCGCTGTAAATGCAGAGATATATTTGCTCCAAGACCACGCAAACGAGGAACTCCAATTTGACAATCTTAGGTGCCTGATAGAAACTATCCGAAGTGCTGGAGCCAACCCATCTCCTGAATTCTTTATTAGGCTGAGCTCCCATGCTGAAGAAATAATGAATACTATACTGAAGCACTTTGAAAATGAGGAAACTCAG GTTCTTCCACTTGCACGAAAGCTACTTAGCCATCAAAGGCAACGAGAATTACTTTATGAAGGCTTGTGCATGATGCCCTTGAAGTTGATCGAATGTGTATTACCATGGCTAGTAGGATCACTGAATGAAACAGAAGTTAGGTCATTTCTTCAGAATATGCATATGGCAG CTCCAGCTTCTGATCATGCGCTGGTTACCCTTTTTTCTGGTTGGGCATGCAACAGACATTCCATGAGCAGTTGCTTCTCTTCAAGCGTGACAGGTTTATGTCCTGCCAGGAGATTGATGGAGATGGAAATAACTAGCTTATCATTTTGCTTGTGTGAGCATACATTCAGTCATTGTAAAAAGTCTTCATACGTTCAACAAGATAGTACAAATGGTCATGTTGGACCTGTCAAGCATGGAAATCCCGAAACAAGACAAGACAATGACGTTTCTAACCTGATAATAACTAGTGAAACTCTTAACTTGCCTTATAATCAGTCCTGCTGTGTCCCAGGATTAGGGTTGAATCCAAGTCACCGAGGAAATGGTTTGTTGGCCCAAACAAAGTCTCTGCGAGCTTTATCAGATTGTCCATCTGCGCCTTTCCTCAATTCCAGTCTTTTTATGTGGGGAACCGATATAGTCTCTGCCGATAATCAATTTACAACACGGCCTATTGATAACATATTTAAATTTCACAAGGCCATCTGTATAGACTTGGAGTATTTAGATCTTGAATCCGGAAAACTTAATGATTGTGATGAAATTTTCATTCAGCAATTCACAGGTAGATTTTTCTTGTTGTGGGGTTTGTATAGAGCTCATAGTAATGCAGAAGATGATATAGTATTTCCAGCATTAGAATCAAAAGAGAATCTTCACAATGTGAGCCATTCTTACACTTTGGACCACCAGCAGGAAGATAAGTTATTTTTAGATATTTCTTCTGGACTCACCCAACTTACCCAATTACATGAATTGCTAAATCAAAGGGATTCATCTAACCATCTAACTAGCTGTTACTCTAATTGTGGTGGTTTCTCTAACACTGTACAAACTTACAATGAGCTCTCTACAAAGATTCAGGGCATGTGCAAATCTATCAGAGTGACACTAGATCAACATATTATCAGGGAAGAACTTGAATTATGGCCATTGTTTGATAAACACTTTTCTGTGGAAGAACAGGATAAAATTGTTGGTCGTATAATTGGTACTACAGGGGCAGAGGTTCTCCAATCAATGCTGCCGTGGGTTACTTCTGCTCTCACACAAGATGAGCAAAACAAAATGATAGACACATGGAAGCAGGCTACCAAAAACACCATGTTCAATGAGTGGCTTGATGAATGGTGGACAGGACCTGATTCACCTGTGAATATCACTACATCCAGAGACCATTCACTAG GTACCGATGCCTATGAAGACTCAGAGCATGACTTTCAAGCCTTCAGGCCTGGATGGAAAGACATATTCAGGATGAACCAGAATGAACTTGAATCAGAAATAAGAAAGGTTTCTAGAGATTCAACTCTTGATCCAAGAAGAAAAACATATCTTATTCAGAATCTAATGACCAG TCGTTGGATAGCTTCTCAGCAGAAGTTGTCTCAAGCAGCTGGCGGTGAATCTTCAAACAGAGAAGATTTATTGGAAACATTACCTTCATTTCGTGATCCAGAGAAAAAAGTCTTTGGTTGTGAGCATTACAAAAGAAATTGCAAACTCCGCGCTGCTTGCTGTGGGAAACTATTCACGTGTAGGTTCTGCCATGATGAAGTTAGTGACCATTCAATGGATAG GAAGGCTACAACCGAGATGATGTGCATGTGCTGTCTTCAAATACAGCCTGTTGGACCAGTTTGTACAACACCTTCCTGTGGTAGTCTCTTAATGGCAAAGTACTATTGTagtgtttgcaaattttttgaTGATGAAAG GACGGTTTATCATTGCCCTTTCTGCAATCTATGTCGTCTGGGAAAGGGACTCGGTGTTGACTTCTTTCATTGCATGCAATGTAATTGTTGTTTGTCAATGAAATTGGATGATCACCTATGCCGGGAAAAGGGCTTAGAAACAAACTGTCCCATCTGCtgtgattttttgttcacaTCCAGTGCATCTGTCAGAGCTCTCCCTTGTGGACATTTCATGCATTCTGCTTGCTTTCAG GCATACGCATGCAGCCACTACATCTGTCCAATCTGTAGCAAATCTATGGGGGATATGGCG GTTTACTTTGGCATGCTTGATGCTCTATTGGCTTCTGAGGAGCTCCCAGAAGAATTTCGGAATCGACGTCAG GATATACTTTGTAATGACTGCCATGAGAAGGGTACTGCTCCATTCCATTGGCTATACCACAAGTGTGGGTTTTGCGGATCTTACAACACAAGGAAAATTTGA